GGCCCTGTCGCGCCCCCCACAATCCAACTCCCATCATTCCCCCCAGTCTCAGCGGTATCCCCTCCCCCACTGCCACTACCGCTCCCCGTGCCCCTCGCCGCAGCCCCAGGAGCAACATGGTGCTGGAAGAGCATGTAGTACCGCCACGCCACACCACCGAGTCCTTTAAAGACATCAGACTCCATGGTTCTGTGTGGATAGCTGCCGTACCCGTCGATGATGTCGTGGTCGTCCCAGATATTTACGCTGGGGATGTGGGCGGCGGCCACACTGAACAGGCCCTGCGAGAACCACCAGGAGTATCTGTGGAGGAAGAAAGACTCGAGCTCGTCGCGCATGGTGTTTGTGAATTGCGAGCGGAGTTTGGCGAGGGTGGCCATTTCCGTCCAGTGGGAGAAGTGCGGTGACGAGAGGCGGGATTCGTCGGTGTAGAGTTGGTCGCCGCCGCCGAGCATTAGGTGGAATGGGGTTGGATTGCCATTGTTTTTGTTGTTGGTGGAGGTTGTGTTAGGGTTCTCGTTGGATGGAGAGGAGGTATGTTTCCGTAGAACATCGCGCCAAAGCGGATCAGGACCTGAGTATAGACTCGTATCAACACCCAGCGAAAACCCATTACAGCTCTGGAACATGATGTGCATATTCTCCGTAACCGCGGGGATCCAGAAATGCTGCGCGCAGGGAGTCCGATTCAACCGATAACATATCTGCATGGGGCCCGTATCCTGGGGGATAGACAGATCAAAGCGCCAGAACGTCACGCCTCGCTCTGTGTGGATCTGCACGGCATCCAGTTTAAACAAGTccccttgttcttcttctccgtcGAGTTCAGTCAAATTAGGCGGCGGGTCCTGGGACTGGGCCTGGGACTCGGGGCGGAAGAGTCCTCCTTCGCCGTGGAAGGTTGAGTAGTCGACGCCTTTTTGGACTTCGGTTGCGGGTTTGAGGGCTAGCGTTCTGCCTGTTCGGGATAGTTTCTTTAGGTCTGTCACTGGGGTGGTGGTTTTGGAGAGGGTGACGGAGGGGACAGGTGTGTATGTTGATTGCTCATCGTCGGTTACGATGAGGATACTTCCTCGCCAGATGTTATTTACCAGGCCGGTGAAGCGGAGGAGAGGGCCACAGGTGAGGTACAATGCAGGATTGAAGGCGTTGGCAGTGCTGCCTTGAACGGAGTCATTGGCATTGCCGTCGGGCTGGCCGGGTATATCCTTTTTGAAGTGTACGTCCATTGTCACAGTCCATTGAAAACGACACAAGAGTCAGCACAGTGAAGTGAAATAGGCTGCCCTATAAGCTCAGAGTTATCTCATTCTGACTCGATGGAAGATCATCTTCCTGATGATAAGCGGTCGTCATTGCTTTTTCCGGGAGCTAAATCTGTAAGTCAACTTTATTTGCACTGTGCAAGCCAAGTCCAGTATATctgcaaagaaaagaaaggagagaACTTCATTGGGTATATGAGATACATCCAGCATTCCACCACATTAGCTAGGATAGCATAGCCATAGCCAGCAGAATGAAGCACACAAAGCCGCCAAATGTGGTATTAGATAAGGAACGAACCAAAACAGCACTTTTGAGACACGGTCGTGGCAGACAACCATGtgggaaagcaaaaacaCGCAGCATTAAACTTTTGAGAAGAGATGGACTGGAGCCAGCTCATCTCTGGTATTTTAGATAAGAAAAAAATCCCGGTATTCGCCACGAATGCataaagaaaacaaaacaacacacgcagaagaacagaaaagaaCGAATGCTAAAGCATCCAATCCAGTCCATTCGCCTCTTCTTCAATTGGAAACACCTCGCGCGCATACTCTTCCATGTCGCGCCATCCCTCCCACAGCTCACGCGCCTCGTCAGTCACGCGAAGCGAAATGACACCGCCGGGACCTTGCATCATGCCAGCACCCGCGCCCTTGCCGCCAGCGGGACCCAGTCCTTTGGGAGAGCCGGCGGCTGGTTGGGAGAATTCAGGTTGTGGGAAGTAGGGGGCGTTGCATTCGCCAAAGACGATTGCAAGCGCTTCCAGTTGTTCTCGGTAGCCAGGAGGAATGTTGACCTTGATTTCAATTGAATCACGGATGTAGCGGCAGGGGCGATTAAGCGCTCGACTGAAAGCGGCGCAGACTTGGTTGGGGGAGAGTGTTTCAAAGGTAAGAGCAATCCTGCGTCGTCAGTATCGGTGagtttaaaaaaaaaaaaaaaaaggcaagaAAGAACGGGTGTAAAAAGAAATACCTATGACCCAACCACCTCTTCGGCCCATCCTTGAAAATCTGCAACAGCGTCGGACCAACATCATGCTCAGCATCCAACCACGGCAGCGGCACATCCGGATCAAATGGCGCATGCCACTCGAAACTCCCATCACTCATCAGCTCCATCTGAAACAGCGGATATGGCAGACTGGTAAAATTATTATTGTAAATCCCCGCATACACAAACGTCGCAGGCAACTCCAACTGCCGCACATAATTCTCCACGGTGAATTTCGGCGCCCATAGCGGCACCGGCGGCCACGGCCCATGCACCGAATGATCAGGCATACTGCTGTAGATGTAGTGCTGGATGGTGCCCGCGCGCTTGGCGGCGTCGGCCAGGGCGCGGCCGATGGCTACCTCGTCGCCGGCTTGCGAGGTGGTGTTGATGAAGGCGAGCTGGGCACCGTGGAAGAGGGTGTCCATTAGAGGGTCATTGTCGAGCAATGGGCCTTGGAAGAGAGTGACATTAGGGAGGCTCTGGAGTTCCTGGGCGATGATTCCTTTGAGAGAGTGGACTTGGGCGCGGACGAGGTAGCCGACAGCCGAGGCGACGCGAATGAGGGAGGCGGCCTGGCGCCCGGTGGCATTCACGACGGCGATGGTTTTCATCTGTAGGTAATTCGAGAGGGTAACCGAGGGGTAGTAGTACTGTAGTAGAGAACGCGGGGGAGGGTCCGGAGAGGGGGGACCGTCGGAgtgagagaggaagagagcaAGGACAAGAGAAGGGCGAGGAAGAGACCgggagggagagagaaagataggaaagagaagaaaggggAGTAAAAGAGAGTAAAGAGTCAAAGTCGAGAGAGGTTGAGGTGGAATGGTAgaggaagaatggaagaagagagcACACAGTGGGGGGCGGCAACGAGGGGCAGAATAGTAACTATGAATAatggaaagagagagagagcgagTGAGAGAGTCAGTAGCAGTCAGTAGTGAGTGAGAGAGTCTTTAATATAGAAAGAAGACTGGAGTCTAGAGTCGCAATGCACCCGGCGAATGGTGCGAAGTCCGGTGATACTGACTGTCCGGTGACTGTGACTCTGCTATCTATGCCCAGGTCTGGCATTAGCATCCTATTCCTATACTACAAGCTATATAACTCCCTATAATTGCATCCCCTGGTATAGCACTCTAGAACTCCTGTCTCTGTGAAGCCAGCTGGCCGCCGTTTTCTTTTACGTAACAAATGAGGGAATTCTTCTGAAAATCACGTTTTCTTCCGACCTTCGATTTGCACCATACTAGAACACAGGTATATCAGTGGCAACTACAGAGTAGATATCTTAGATTTATACCCCGGAATGCTACAACAGTAGTATAAGTACATCTATCTACCGGCTTGGCTACTCGTACAATCCCGCTTCTCCCCAGATCTCCGGCCGCGGTTGCGCCAACACCTCCGCCGCAGCCCGCTCGTCCGAATGCAGATGTGCCCCGGACTGTCGCAGTAGTTTGACATGCTCTCCCATCCCAGCATTCGCAGCCAGGAACAATGGCGTGCGGTTCTGGTTATTGCGCAGGTGAACCGAGCCGCCTTGTCGGAGGAGGTATTCGAGTACCTCCAGGGAGGGCGATGTGGATGCGATGTGCTAGTCGTCTTAGCATGTGAATAGTCTAGTACGGTAGAGCGATAACTTACGATAGGCGTATTTCCCGAGTAATCCGCATCATTCAGCAACCAATGATGCTCCATCTTGACTATCACCTCTACCCGCTGCAAATCTCCGCGAGCGATCGCATACCCCAGCATCGTGAGCGTCTGCGCCCGTTCCGACAGTTCCCCATCCGGATGGCGGAACACCGGCTGCGAGATCTCGGTTAGTTCTCCGCGGAGCGACACGGCCATGTCCTTGGCAATGGACTCGGGTGTACATTCAGGGATTGCCAGGAGATAAGCCAGTTTGGTGAGCGCGGCTTCGGTAGTCATATCCAGACCGGCTACCACGCCGGCACGCGAAAGACTCATTCCAGGCGCGTACACGGGGCTCACACTCCCTGTGAGGCATTGGGTAACATTCACAATCACAATCCCTCTCCCAATCGCATCCGCCAACACCTTGGTCATGGCGTTATCCTGCCCATGCGGCGCATTCCCCGCCCCAAACGTCTCCAGCACAAGACCCCTCAGCCCCTCCAGTCTCAGCACCGCATCCACCATCTCCGGCTGAATCCCAGGGAAGATCCGCAGACAAGCAACATGTCTCGTATCCAGATCCGTGCGGATCCCAAACGCCCCGATCCCGCGCGGCCGTCTCACAATCTCCCAGTTAACATTCGTGCGCGTCGAATTCGTCACAGCCAGAGGCGCATAGTTCGGCGACTCAAACGCCGCAAAGTCACTCGCCGCAACCTTGATGCACCGATTCCCCCGGAACAGCCGATTATTGAAATACAAACACACCTCGGGAATCATAAAGTGTCCCGCGACAACCAACGACCCCAGTAAATTCTCCGTCGCATCGTTCTGCAACTCCAGCATCGGCGACTGCGACCCCGTCAACACAACCGGTTTCCCCAGGTTCTGCAGCATGAAACTCAGCGCAGAGCACGTATACGCCAGGCTATCCGTGCCATGCAGCACCACGAACCCGTCAAAGTGGGTGTAGTTCCGCTCGATCGTCTGCGCGATCTCCGTCCACCCTTTCGCATCGATCGAGCTACTATCCAGCAACTCCGGGAACTCGTAGACCGTGTAGCGCACTTTGCGGCCGTAGGCTGTCTGCGGGGTCCGCAGGCTTGTGTAGTCCTTGGCCTCGTGGCCTTTGCCATCGGCATTGTCGACGATGACTTCTATCGAGGTCGAAGGAGAGCCGTCGTTGAACGTGGGCATGGGCGCTAGACAGTGTTCTTGGAAATCCCGCGCGGGGACGAAGCCGTTTGGCGACTGACGCATGCAGATTGTGCCGCCGGTcatgatgaggaggacgcGGGATTCGATTTCTTCGGTCATGGTTGCTGTTTCTGTGTCTACTTTGGGGATTGCCTGGTTTGTTAGGTTGGTTGTTTGGTGGTGTGTATATATGCTGACCATGtttatgtactccgtagataGGCGGTTGTATGTAAAAGTACTCCAACTGTTGGAGAAACCCCAATGTGGGTTTGTTGCTGTATGGACTCGCTTATTTGGAGTTAGCGTGGATGACAGAAGATTGACTgtgaatagtagataatatgGGGTAATAGAAACAGAGGTAGAGTGGTAGTGAAGATGAATGAGAGATAAGATGAGGGGTGTATCACGGTTGCATCAACCCGGGTCAGCGCTACGTTATTCTATAGAGTGCATTTATCGAGATTaagatttttttttattttgtATATTCATTAGAAATCACCGGGTATCTTATATacagaaagggaaaaattTTTTTTCAAGTAGCCGTAAGGGCTTAATGGCAATGCGACTGGTTGAGGAGTACACCCTCGCCTTGCGACTCCTGCACTCCCCTGTACGAGCGACGGCCCCGCACGAACCAGTCTACGAGAAGGATGAACACGACCACACCGTACACCGCGCAGACGTAGTTCATGTCTAGAGTAACCGTTAGCACCTGGCTTGTATAGTTAGGAAACAACGGGGAGGGGGACATACTGCCAGTAGAAACAGGCATGGTCGACGGGAACGAGTACATCACCAGACAGAAAACCGTCCAGAGCAGAGTGACAATGTTGGCGACCAGACCCCAGGTTCCCAGCCAGAAAGGTCCGTGGCGGATGTTGTTGCGCCCGCGGTACCAGAGACATAGGATCGGGGTCGTGTACGAGATGTACAGCAGAGTAATGCACGCAGTCACCATACTGTTGAACGCGGTCGACGATCCAAGGTAGAGAAGACCGAGAACGCCGACAATGAAGCAGCTAACGCTGTGCGACACCAGCGGCACGTCAAGCGTCTTGTTGACTTTGGAAATCCACTGGTGTCCCGGAACGCCGCGATCACGGGCGAATGACCACACAAGACGCGACTGCCAGGTGTGGCAGGCAATGAGACAGCCCATCCCCGTGACAACAAGCAGCGTCTCAAGAACGATAGCGCCAGCCGTGTTGTCCAGGGCCTGGTAGTAGAGTTCCAGGATGGGGACCTCAGTGGCCGAGTTGATGAGCTTGCTCAGGTCCTTGAGACTGAAGAACATGGAGATGCAGTAGAACCACGAGGTGGTGAAACCAATGCCCACGGTGGCTAGAATGGCAATGGGGATATTGCGCTCTGGCTGAGGCACTTCCTCGGCCATGTGCGTGGCAGAGTCAAGACAGGCGAAGATCCAGTTCGGGTTGATGAGACCAACAATGAAGGCCATGCCGTCGGACTTCCAGCCGGTCGAGTTGACAAACTGTGCGAAGACGTAGTGGCCGCTCTGGTGGCTGCTAGCACAGGCAGGGACAGTGATCAGGATGACGAAGAACGAGATCAACGAGATGTACAGGGTCGCCTTGGCCACCAACGGCAGGGTCTTGCCCCAGCAGTTGAATAGGTAGCAAACGAAGTTGATCAGTTGGTAGACCACGACGGTATGCCATGCTTCGATTGTACTATGACGGTCAGCCTACAAACAAACGGATAAGCAGAAGACGGAGGAGCTTGTTGTCGGCGTACAAATCAGGATGACCAAGTTTCCACATTCCCACAACACCTTGAGCCAAACTGAGAGCCACACTAGCACAGGCAAAAATAGCACCGGCGTAGCCAAACCAGCCGGTGAGGTAGGAAGCAAAACGGGCATATTTCCGAGGAGCCAACTGACTGGCCCAGAAGTACTGTCCGCCAGCGTTGGGCATGGCACTGGCCAATTCAGACAACGACGAGCCCACACAGAGCGAGACAAAAGAGATCCAGATTAATCCATACACCAGGAGAACAGTGCCTCCGGAGCTGATACCAGTAATCAACGAGGCAGAGATACCGAACCAGGAGTTGGACATGCAAAAGGCAATACCGACCAGGGACAGAACTGAGAAGTTGCGTTGCAGGTCTTGGGTGTAACCCATCTCGGCCAGTTTCATGGCATCGTTGTCATCGGCACCGGAGGCATTTTCGCTGGATGCGGGCTTGACGCTCGGCTTCTTTTCTATATCAAGGTCGCTCATGGTGAATAGTTTTGGGGTCAGTAGCGTAGGGACAACGGGGATCAATAGGGACGAAGGTGCAAGGGCAACACTATCGGTTATCGGGGGTTGGGATCGAGTGCTGCACGGGTATTCGCTTTGGGCGGTTAACAAGAACGGACGGTTCCAAGGGTAAAGGCCAGTTGCATAGGGCTGTTCTCGGGGAACTCGGGGTCGCTGTTGGACAAAGCTGCTGTGGCTGGAAGTTGCTGTGGGATGTCGCTGCGGGTGTTGAAGCCGGACTGGCGATACCAAGGGACTCGGTACAGATACTGAAAAAGCGGAAGCGACACGGGATTACAGAACGGAATCTGCGTTGTATGTTTCTTGTTTCTCGAGTTATCAACAGATGAGTCTTTTCACTGCAGCCTGGTGAGAAGACTGAGAGAAAGGTGAGGGAGGTGAataagaagagagagaaagagaaaagaagaaaaggtcTAGGCGAAGAAAAGGTGCCTGACTGTTGAAGTGCTTCAGTTGAAGTTGAACAATAGACAGAACAAAGAACCGGGATGGACACTGGGCCGTATTTAACCAGGCACACCGTCTGTGTCGACTCTGAATCTTTTTTCTCGCTGTTTTCTTGCTTCGACCACAGTCCATTTTGAGTATAGGCCTTCTCGGCGGGCCACCGCGATATCACTACGCCTTTTGATTGGTGAAAATGGCTGACGACCCACCGCGATGCCGGAGCACCATACTTAATCTGGGCATGCACGCGACGGTGACAAGATCGAGCATCTCCGATTGGCCTGTTGGACGCGTCATAGCGTCATTTGGTAGACCTCAGCCGCTTAGCGCCGGTTCAGCTAGTCTCGATGAGGTTAGCGTAAAATTAACGCCGCATTAGTCCGAGGTTTTTCCCTCGTGACTTGAGTTAATCAGCGGGCTCAGAAAGGCAAAGATTTCCTACCGAGAGCTTGATTTTTCGAGAAGGCTGACAGCTGAACCTTGAGAGTACTGTAGATAGACAGATATGGACAGAGATACCATGTACAGGACTGAATATCGACTGCGTATGGAGTACTATGCATTATGAGAGATTAATGCTACGATGGTAAGCTCTACGATCGCACGTCACTGTGGATTGAGGCAATTCTGATGCTTTGTTTTAGCATCGGAGAACTGTGGAGGCCAGTCGATGCTTTTTTTTGTAGTTAGTACTACTACTAGTACTGGTATGACAGTCGCTCAAAACACATGGCTGCAGCTGTATGTACTCCTTGGAACAAAAGGACATCAGAAGAGACGCTATAGCGTCATATGTCAAGTGTTATGAAAGCATCATATAGAATCTGTGTCTATCTCTCAGTATGACTTCCCGTCTGGAATACTTGTGCAGAGTAGGAGTACATAGTACAGCAGTTGGAGAGAATATCATTACTCCATACGGAACCGTCAACTTAATAACTTCCGAAACCTCTGAAAAAATTTTCCCTCCAAATCAAGGCAGACTCGTAGATTCCATCCCGAGTCCACTTCGTTGATTAGCTCCCTTCGATATGGGTATCCTCATTATGTTTGGCTTAACCGTTTTGACGGAACGGGACGTTGCTGGAGTCTGTGGAGCGCCAAAAACCTGATTGCGCGTGTTTGCAAGTGTGCTAGTTCAAAGGGACAGGATTGCCTTTTCGGGATGATATCAGACTTGACTTTTTTGAGTTTTGGGTACTCTTGGGGTAGGATAACCCAAATCGTAGGTCACTCGGGCTTCGGAAGATATTCAGATGTCCAGTCTTATTAATGTCAGGTGATTGTCGTGGACCTTGCAGAATATACCTCGGTCTACAGTCCTGTACTGTATGGAGTAGCGCATCCAGAATATATAAGAGTGCGCATCCTGGCTGTTCAGCACTGCCGCGTAGACATGCTCGTTGGCAATCAAACTCTACCAAACGGATAATATCCATAGTCCGGACAGGAGTCAGGTACAGCTTTTTATCTGTAACCGTCGCAGATTCTTGACATCTTGAATGTATCAGATTGTATATCATCAGATGcatacctttttttttctctcacTAACCACTACTACTCATCCTCACCTCACCATACTCCAAGACTGATCAGGGTCGGTATTGTATTGTACTGCACCAGTACGGTAAACGGATTACATGATATCACCGTTTCATGTCTCATTTCCTAGCCAATGCCGAACCAATCACAGCGCGTTGCAGCAGAATAGGGGTTGGTCAGGATAACTGCCCGTCAGGCACCACAGCCCCTGATTGGCCAAATGTAGCGGGGAGTCCCTCCTGAAAATGCCCACGTTTCACAGAATGCACCCCACCAGGGGGTCTGTAGCGAATTAAAATTCAATAGTCGGCATGTGTATCTTGTATGTCTCATGGTATGTATTGGTATTTCATAGATTACCGCACGGCAGAACAATCAACTCCCTACAGGTAGGTGTCCATGACTGGAATAAAAGAGAGATACTTGAGGATAAAATAATAGAAAACCGAAGAGAGTATACAAACATATACAGCTTTGTACATCTACAAATCTATACAAACATTCCACAAGCATTCGTAGAAAAATACACTTGGCCGCGGTCTAGCGCGGCGGTTGGCTTTGCACCATCCCTTTCGGCCTCTATCCCTATTCCTTCATTGCCTTTGTTCCTTTTTCTTACCCTCTCTtcccctcttcttttttttttcttctctcacACTCGTTGAGGAGTTACTCTGCTTTTTGTCGATTTTGCAGTTTTTGCTGCTGTCATTCGTTTTTGCTGGTGAgttcgttttttttttttttttttgtttatGTATTGTGATATTACAGCCCCTCCCCGAGGATGAGGACAATGAGGGAATACAACGAGGAACCGGAAAAGGACGAGAATAGGAACAAAAATTATACGAGCACGAGCGATTTGAATCGAAGTCTACACGAGGATCCAAAGATACTGAGGAGGACGCGATGATTCCATAATGCGCTGCGTTGCGATTCGCATTCATATCAAGCCGTGACCTGACCGCCGATTGATTGACATCAATATATCGCGACGACACTCCGCTGAACACCACCTCTATACCCTTTATACCCTCTATCCTGCTTCATGGCACGCATCTATTCCCGATAATTGTAGCGTCGGCGATCTCGTGGCGATATTTCCAGCCCAACAATGCAAGGAaccttcccccccccccttttcCTGTGGTTCCAAAACACAGCTAGCCACCGCAGTGGCTTCCCGGCATTGCTTCGCAGATGGTGCTGTTTCTCCTTGGCCATTTGGTCCTTGCGATGTTTCGCCTCCTTGGTTGGACCTTTTTGGGTTCACGCTCGTTGGTCTCTTTTATCAGGGTCCCTTGgtcctcatcctcacccTCACCCTCGTCCTgtttcatcctcaagtctcTTCTTATCCCCTATACTATCTCTTGTCGCGTTGATCGCTTGATCTATTCTAACAAGTCTAGTTTTTCCGGCGGTTCTCGCTCCTGGTGACGCTTAGTAGCCGTCCCATTCGCTCTTTCCAACACACTCACTCATTCGCTCCTTTGCTGTTCATTCTTATCGCAATCGTCAAGACTCctcattttttttcttgaatCCTCAACATGACTCGTTCCAGCCGGCTCAATGTCGGCTTTGTCTCCTATCTGGCCGCCTTCGCTGGCATGGCTGATGCCTTCTGGCGTATGCCCTGCCGCGGACGGACCGGTCTGGCTAGATTGGATCCTCTGATGGACCCTGGCAAGCCTTCGTAC
This sequence is a window from Aspergillus chevalieri M1 DNA, chromosome 5, nearly complete sequence. Protein-coding genes within it:
- a CDS encoding uncharacterized protein (COG:S;~EggNog:ENOG410PGCZ;~InterPro:IPR018946,IPR043904); this translates as MDVHFKKDIPGQPDGNANDSVQGSTANAFNPALYLTCGPLLRFTGLVNNIWRGSILIVTDDEQSTYTPVPSVTLSKTTTPVTDLKKLSRTGRTLALKPATEVQKGVDYSTFHGEGGLFRPESQAQSQDPPPNLTELDGEEEQGDLFKLDAVQIHTERGVTFWRFDLSIPQDTGPMQICYRLNRTPCAQHFWIPAVTENMHIMFQSCNGFSLGVDTSLYSGPDPLWRDVLRKHTSSPSNENPNTTSTNNKNNGNPTPFHLMLGGGDQLYTDESRLSSPHFSHWTEMATLAKLRSQFTNTMRDELESFFLHRYSWWFSQGLFSVAAAHIPSVNIWDDHDIIDGYGSYPHRTMESDVFKGLGGVAWRYYMLFQHHVAPGAAARGTGSGSGSGGGDTAETGGNDGSWIVGGATGPYIAQVSRSVFVRLGPGVVFLGLDCRTERTRSRIVCRETYDVVFERLRREITSDTKHLLILLGVPIIYPRLSILETLFSSRLMAPLKALGRAGLLSPVLFNKFDGGVEILDDLDDHWTTRHHRAERQFLIESLQKLASERNIRVTFLGGDVHLGAVGEFFTPSPSERKHRVRFWKRRDEPCPRKERDGRYMACVISSAIANRPPAGRVADILNRVDRGRTHYVNKRTGEKMVGIFGVDVDGGRRRNRHLLPRRNYCEIWDREEVSVSVDGGEGVDGIGEKTGEGGLDVRLHFEMETGDPAGWTRAYGLQIPELQLND
- a CDS encoding putative lysophospholipase (COG:E;~EggNog:ENOG410PH5F;~InterPro:IPR036152,IPR006034,IPR002110,IPR041725, IPR036770,IPR040919,IPR027474,IPR027473,IPR020683, IPR037152;~PFAM:PF00023,PF00710,PF17763,PF13857,PF12796;~go_function: GO:0005515 - protein binding [Evidence IEA]), with the protein product MTEEIESRVLLIMTGGTICMRQSPNGFVPARDFQEHCLAPMPTFNDGSPSTSIEVIVDNADGKGHEAKDYTSLRTPQTAYGRKVRYTVYEFPELLDSSSIDAKGWTEIAQTIERNYTHFDGFVVLHGTDSLAYTCSALSFMLQNLGKPVVLTGSQSPMLELQNDATENLLGSLVVAGHFMIPEVCLYFNNRLFRGNRCIKVAASDFAAFESPNYAPLAVTNSTRTNVNWEIVRRPRGIGAFGIRTDLDTRHVACLRIFPGIQPEMVDAVLRLEGLRGLVLETFGAGNAPHGQDNAMTKVLADAIGRGIVIVNVTQCLTGSVSPVYAPGMSLSRAGVVAGLDMTTEAALTKLAYLLAIPECTPESIAKDMAVSLRGELTEISQPVFRHPDGELSERAQTLTMLGYAIARGDLQRVEVIVKMEHHWLLNDADYSGNTPIHIASTSPSLEVLEYLLRQGGSVHLRNNQNRTPLFLAANAGMGEHVKLLRQSGAHLHSDERAAAEVLAQPRPEIWGEAGLYE
- a CDS encoding putative choline transport protein Ctr (COG:E;~EggNog:ENOG410PG14;~InterPro:IPR002293;~PFAM:PF00324,PF13520;~TransMembrane:12 (i44-63o83-104i125-148o168-188i200-221o241-265i277-299o328-351i382-400o406-429i441-466o478-498i);~go_component: GO:0016020 - membrane [Evidence IEA];~go_function: GO:0022857 - transmembrane transporter activity [Evidence IEA];~go_process: GO:0055085 - transmembrane transport [Evidence IEA]); its protein translation is MSDLDIEKKPSVKPASSENASGADDNDAMKLAEMGYTQDLQRNFSVLSLVGIAFCMSNSWFGISASLITGISSGGTVLLVYGLIWISFVSLCVGSSLSELASAMPNAGGQYFWASQLAPRKYARFASYLTGWFGYAGAIFACASVALSLAQGVVGMWKLGHPDFTIEAWHTVVVYQLINFVCYLFNCWGKTLPLVAKATLYISLISFFVILITVPACASSHQSGHYVFAQFVNSTGWKSDGMAFIVGLINPNWIFACLDSATHMAEEVPQPERNIPIAILATVGIGFTTSWFYCISMFFSLKDLSKLINSATEVPILELYYQALDNTAGAIVLETLLVVTGMGCLIACHTWQSRLVWSFARDRGVPGHQWISKVNKTLDVPLVSHSVSCFIVGVLGLLYLGSSTAFNSMVTACITLLYISYTTPILCLWYRGRNNIRHGPFWLGTWGLVANIVTLLWTVFCLVMYSFPSTMPVSTGNMNYVCAVYGVVVFILLVDWFVRGRRSYRGVQESQGEGVLLNQSHCH
- a CDS encoding NmrA family NAD(P)-binding protein (COG:K;~EggNog:ENOG410PHQK;~InterPro:IPR036291,IPR008030;~PFAM:PF05368); translated protein: MKTIAVVNATGRQAASLIRVASAVGYLVRAQVHSLKGIIAQELQSLPNVTLFQGPLLDNDPLMDTLFHGAQLAFINTTSQAGDEVAIGRALADAAKRAGTIQHYIYSSMPDHSVHGPWPPVPLWAPKFTVENYVRQLELPATFVYAGIYNNNFTSLPYPLFQMELMSDGSFEWHAPFDPDVPLPWLDAEHDVGPTLLQIFKDGPKRWLGHRIALTFETLSPNQVCAAFSRALNRPCRYIRDSIEIKVNIPPGYREQLEALAIVFGECNAPYFPQPEFSQPAAGSPKGLGPAGGKGAGAGMMQGPGGVISLRVTDEARELWEGWRDMEEYAREVFPIEEEANGLDWML